From a single Paenibacillus sp. FSL R5-0345 genomic region:
- a CDS encoding xanthine phosphoribosyltransferase, with the protein MKVLQERIRQEGLILSDTVLKVDSFLNHQVDTELALQIGQEFKKLFGHQPITKVITIEASGIQFAMATAIALGVPFIYAKKKKAVTLSEAVYSAPVHSFTRQEDYLVSVSQKYLGPNDKVLIVDDFLATGAALVGLVDIVKEAGAELLGVGCVIEKSFQEGRSLLENRGIEVHALARIASMSPGEIHFIDNESSLEKIKESAGC; encoded by the coding sequence ATGAAAGTACTTCAAGAGCGCATTAGACAAGAGGGTCTCATTTTATCAGATACGGTACTGAAGGTAGATTCATTTCTGAATCATCAGGTCGATACGGAGCTAGCGCTGCAAATCGGTCAGGAGTTCAAAAAATTGTTCGGTCATCAACCGATTACCAAAGTGATTACCATTGAAGCTAGTGGAATTCAGTTCGCCATGGCTACTGCGATTGCATTAGGTGTACCGTTTATTTACGCGAAGAAAAAGAAAGCAGTAACGCTCTCAGAGGCTGTCTACTCAGCGCCGGTGCATTCCTTTACACGCCAAGAGGATTATTTGGTCAGCGTCTCCCAGAAATATCTTGGACCGAATGACAAAGTGCTTATTGTGGATGATTTCCTCGCTACTGGTGCTGCACTTGTAGGACTGGTTGATATCGTGAAAGAGGCTGGAGCAGAGCTCCTTGGCGTCGGATGTGTCATTGAAAAGAGCTTCCAAGAAGGTCGGAGCCTTCTGGAGAACAGAGGCATAGAAGTCCATGCCTTGGCACGTATTGCATCTATGTCACCAGGTGAAATTCACTTCATTGATAATGAAAGCTCATTAGAGAAAATCAAGGAGAGTGCGGGATGTTAA
- a CDS encoding MFS transporter produces the protein MLLDQKRSTLALLALAISAFAIGTTEFISVGLLPLIADDLHIPLTTAGLTVTLYALGVTFGAPILTSLTTAISRKALLLIIMIVFIIGNSLAAAADGITILLIARIISALSHGLFMSIASTIAADLVPENRKASAIAIMFTGLTVATVTGVPLGTFLGQQLGWRAAFIAIIVIGLIALISNLILVPATGLRKGTRTPLREQVKLVTNGRLLLAFAITALGYGGTFVVFTYLSPLLHEISGFKESTVAIILLVYGIAIAIGNVIGGKVANRKPMNALFYMFAVQAVVLFVLTFTAPYKVAALLTIFFMGLLAFMNVPGLQVHVVTLADRYAPSARDVASALNIAAFNAGIAIGAYLGGIVTDHMGLIHTTWVGAIMVLSAVFLTAWSRALEKKDETLLQSEAA, from the coding sequence ATGTTGCTAGACCAAAAAAGAAGTACCCTAGCCCTCTTGGCTTTAGCCATTAGTGCCTTTGCGATCGGAACCACCGAGTTTATCAGCGTGGGGCTACTGCCACTTATCGCCGATGACCTGCATATACCGCTAACCACAGCTGGATTAACTGTTACTTTGTACGCCTTAGGGGTAACTTTTGGCGCCCCTATCTTAACATCCCTGACTACGGCAATATCGCGCAAAGCATTATTGCTGATCATCATGATTGTTTTTATCATTGGCAATAGCCTTGCCGCGGCTGCGGACGGTATTACTATTCTGCTAATAGCAAGAATAATATCCGCCCTTTCACACGGTCTGTTCATGTCGATTGCTTCGACCATTGCCGCCGACCTCGTGCCTGAGAATCGTAAAGCCAGTGCTATTGCGATTATGTTCACAGGACTAACCGTAGCTACCGTAACCGGTGTTCCACTGGGTACCTTTCTAGGGCAACAGTTAGGCTGGCGAGCGGCATTCATCGCCATTATTGTTATCGGGCTTATAGCGCTCATCAGTAATCTCATCTTGGTCCCTGCTACAGGGCTGCGCAAAGGTACCCGAACACCGCTTCGTGAACAAGTCAAGCTCGTGACGAACGGACGGCTACTGCTGGCGTTTGCAATCACCGCTTTAGGGTATGGAGGTACCTTTGTAGTCTTTACTTATTTATCTCCACTTCTTCATGAAATCAGCGGCTTCAAAGAGAGCACCGTTGCCATTATCCTTCTTGTATATGGCATAGCTATTGCCATTGGCAATGTCATTGGAGGCAAAGTAGCTAACCGTAAACCTATGAATGCCCTGTTCTACATGTTTGCTGTACAAGCTGTTGTACTGTTCGTCTTAACCTTTACTGCACCCTATAAAGTGGCTGCATTACTCACGATCTTCTTTATGGGATTGTTAGCCTTCATGAACGTACCCGGTCTACAGGTACATGTAGTTACACTTGCAGATCGATATGCTCCGAGTGCAAGAGACGTCGCTTCTGCGCTAAATATTGCTGCTTTTAACGCTGGTATCGCCATTGGCGCCTATCTTGGCGGTATTGTGACGGATCACATGGGACTGATTCATACCACTTGGGTGGGTGCTATAATGGTTCTCTCCGCAGTATTCTTAACCGCCTGGAGTCGTGCGCTGGAGAAGAAAGACGAGACTCTTCTCCAGTCCGAAGCTGCTTAA
- a CDS encoding CdaR family transcriptional regulator — MKISKSLAGQIAQEMMSVVPYNINVMDENGFIVGSGDLKRVGTLHEGARIAIQSGHVFEVYEDGSGMKPGVNEPIIIDHKVLGVVGITGHPDEVRPFSKLVRVTTILLIEQEARNKQEQDDRVRRVKFYHELSYRKEAYDLEFLERASSYGLDLKKKCWAILVDGDVNGKEFRNVSRSYPHYWNLENDKAVFFITDGFLYKELIGKLSVCGDVRRIGSGEAEELAAYSLEQAQAAINIGSRVDPFKKLYNYAELKFLIHLSYDGDERTGTIYAPLDQSGDKTGLIETLQVFIAENGDHNRTVQKLNIHRNTLNYRLNRIHTLTGKNPRNYIDLFELVCGLMWRK, encoded by the coding sequence ATGAAGATATCGAAATCACTCGCAGGACAAATCGCACAGGAAATGATGAGTGTAGTTCCTTATAACATTAATGTTATGGATGAGAACGGCTTTATTGTAGGGAGTGGAGATCTAAAACGGGTCGGGACCTTACATGAGGGAGCGAGAATAGCCATTCAAAGTGGGCATGTCTTTGAAGTATACGAAGATGGCAGTGGTATGAAGCCGGGGGTGAATGAACCCATTATTATAGATCATAAAGTTTTGGGTGTCGTGGGCATTACGGGACATCCGGATGAGGTTAGACCGTTTAGCAAGCTGGTCAGAGTTACTACTATATTACTTATAGAACAGGAAGCAAGGAATAAGCAGGAGCAGGATGACAGAGTAAGGCGTGTGAAATTTTATCATGAATTATCTTATCGTAAAGAGGCGTATGATCTTGAGTTTCTAGAGCGGGCGAGTAGCTATGGACTAGATCTCAAGAAGAAATGCTGGGCAATCCTAGTGGATGGAGACGTAAACGGGAAAGAGTTCAGAAATGTTTCTAGATCCTATCCGCATTACTGGAATTTGGAGAATGATAAGGCTGTGTTTTTTATCACGGATGGGTTTCTCTACAAAGAGCTGATAGGAAAACTTAGTGTGTGCGGTGATGTAAGACGCATTGGCTCTGGTGAGGCAGAAGAGCTAGCTGCTTATTCCCTTGAACAGGCACAGGCGGCCATTAATATTGGCAGTAGAGTCGATCCATTTAAGAAGCTCTACAACTATGCGGAACTCAAGTTTCTAATACACTTATCTTATGATGGGGATGAGCGGACCGGGACGATTTATGCTCCTCTAGATCAGTCGGGAGATAAGACGGGTCTGATTGAAACACTGCAAGTATTTATTGCGGAGAATGGAGATCATAATCGAACAGTCCAGAAGTTGAATATTCACCGAAATACACTGAATTACCGACTTAACCGCATTCATACATTGACGGGTAAAAATCCGCGCAACTATATAGATCTGTTCGAACTAGTGTGTGGATTGATGTGGCGTAAGTAA
- a CDS encoding Gfo/Idh/MocA family protein, producing the protein MSNLKWAIIGPGSIATEFAAALNDIGGTLYAVGSRTLAKAQAFASQYGAEKAYGNYSEMLQDPEINVVYISTPHSNHYEYIMESLQNNKHVLCEKAITVNSRQLQEIAELAKQKSLVVAEAMTIYHMPLYKKLRQIVEEGKIGRLKMVQVSFGSHKEYDVNNRFFNKELAGGALLDIGTYALSFTRFFLSKQPHEILTTVKRFETGVDEQSGIILNNDADEMAVISLTMRSKMPKRGVVAGELGFITVDNFPRASKATIQYLDGTLETIEIGDSSIALQYEIEDMQRYIAEKGNQETLNLSLDVMDIMSNVREQWGIKYSFE; encoded by the coding sequence ATGAGCAATCTAAAGTGGGCAATCATCGGCCCGGGAAGTATCGCTACTGAATTTGCGGCTGCCCTTAATGACATCGGCGGGACCTTATATGCAGTAGGATCACGGACCTTAGCGAAAGCCCAGGCGTTCGCGAGTCAATATGGAGCGGAAAAGGCCTATGGGAATTACAGCGAAATGCTGCAAGACCCGGAAATCAATGTCGTCTATATCTCTACACCACATAGCAATCATTACGAATACATCATGGAGAGCTTGCAGAATAACAAACATGTCCTCTGTGAAAAAGCAATCACCGTAAATAGCAGACAGCTACAGGAAATCGCCGAGCTTGCTAAGCAAAAAAGCTTAGTCGTCGCAGAAGCTATGACCATCTACCATATGCCACTGTACAAAAAGCTACGGCAAATCGTGGAGGAAGGCAAGATCGGGCGCCTAAAAATGGTGCAGGTCTCCTTCGGCAGCCATAAGGAATATGATGTGAACAACCGCTTCTTCAACAAAGAACTGGCGGGCGGAGCACTGCTGGATATCGGAACGTATGCCTTATCCTTCACAAGATTTTTCCTGTCCAAACAACCACATGAAATTCTAACGACGGTGAAACGTTTTGAGACAGGCGTTGATGAACAATCCGGAATCATACTGAACAACGATGCAGATGAAATGGCGGTCATCTCCCTTACCATGCGCTCCAAAATGCCTAAACGCGGCGTCGTTGCTGGAGAACTTGGCTTTATTACCGTTGATAATTTTCCGCGGGCCTCTAAAGCTACAATTCAATATTTAGATGGCACCTTAGAAACGATTGAAATCGGCGATTCTTCTATAGCGCTGCAATACGAAATAGAGGATATGCAGCGCTATATCGCGGAAAAAGGCAACCAGGAAACCCTTAATCTTTCCTTAGATGTTATGGACATTATGAGTAATGTTAGGGAACAATGGGGAATCAAATACAGCTTCGAATAA
- the rpiA gene encoding ribose 5-phosphate isomerase A, whose amino-acid sequence MDFRKKSCAAEALKYIKNDTTIGLGGGSTISYLIGNIKEADLRVKVVTPSFTTASLCVQNGLQVIPTWSVERIAVAFDGCDEVDEQLHALKSGGGIHTKEKLIASMADQYILLVDETKLVNKLTFKHPVVLEVLKDALSYVQHSVKSLGGKPEIRTSTSKDGYTVSDHGNVLLDVFFDKVEDSTALQTKLKAINGVIETSLFTKEVTAALVAGSDGIKIISK is encoded by the coding sequence ATGGACTTTAGGAAGAAAAGTTGCGCCGCAGAAGCTCTGAAGTATATTAAGAACGACACAACCATTGGTCTTGGCGGGGGTAGTACGATTTCCTACTTAATCGGGAATATTAAAGAAGCAGATCTTCGGGTAAAGGTAGTTACCCCCTCCTTCACTACAGCTTCACTCTGTGTCCAGAATGGATTGCAGGTCATCCCAACTTGGTCTGTTGAGCGAATAGCTGTTGCTTTTGACGGCTGTGATGAGGTGGATGAGCAACTGCATGCGCTCAAGAGCGGCGGCGGCATTCATACGAAAGAAAAACTGATTGCCAGTATGGCCGATCAATATATATTGCTGGTAGATGAAACAAAGCTTGTGAACAAGTTAACCTTCAAGCATCCCGTAGTCTTGGAAGTTCTTAAGGATGCCCTTAGTTATGTTCAACATTCTGTGAAATCGCTGGGCGGAAAGCCTGAGATCCGAACAAGCACAAGTAAAGATGGGTATACGGTCAGTGATCACGGCAATGTGCTGCTGGATGTCTTTTTTGACAAGGTAGAGGATAGCACTGCCCTTCAAACTAAACTCAAAGCCATTAACGGGGTCATTGAGACCTCCCTATTCACAAAAGAAGTTACTGCAGCACTTGTGGCTGGTTCGGATGGAATCAAAATTATCTCTAAGTAG
- a CDS encoding MFS transporter yields the protein MNEKVVMNDKIVMPLWTMCLFIVVMNTTMFNVSLPTIIKDLQISADLGSWVISSYSIGYALSTVIYSRLSDLVPIRKLLTIGLITLGLASVFGLFAHDFKLLLITRIVQSAGAGSMAGLGLVLASRYVPIERRGAAIAMISAGSAMAFGLGPIVGGVISQYFGWNGLFGITCLVLIVLPVLLRLLPKEQPQPASFDILGAALTVVNAASLLVAVTTQSLVWLAVGVVSIIVHALHLKKAKESFINPQLLTMPGYLKLVAVGFCILVLNLGNLFLMPLALANLFDKSALMIGLFIAPGALVSAFLTRYVGRFIDRYGNIRFLVIGHCILAAVMAVFALNLSVSPVVLLLGYLCFSPAFSATMASLNNEASIVLPRTWIGSGMGLLQLVQFFGGSVSVAVCGILLHAQRDISPAKAYQHVYGVLLLVSLCSLGILLLYRRSNAKSKAGQSTHA from the coding sequence ATGAATGAGAAAGTTGTAATGAATGATAAAATTGTCATGCCATTATGGACGATGTGCCTCTTTATTGTAGTGATGAATACAACGATGTTTAATGTATCGCTTCCAACCATTATTAAGGATCTCCAAATCTCTGCTGATCTAGGCTCATGGGTCATTTCTAGCTACTCGATTGGATATGCATTATCGACAGTTATTTATAGCCGGTTATCCGACTTGGTGCCGATTCGTAAGCTCTTGACCATTGGTTTAATTACGCTTGGACTGGCATCCGTGTTTGGATTGTTCGCACATGACTTTAAGTTACTATTAATCACGAGAATCGTGCAATCTGCGGGTGCCGGATCCATGGCTGGATTGGGTCTTGTACTCGCTAGCCGCTACGTTCCGATTGAAAGACGGGGTGCTGCAATTGCGATGATCTCGGCGGGTAGTGCAATGGCCTTTGGTTTGGGTCCTATTGTCGGAGGCGTCATCAGCCAGTACTTTGGCTGGAATGGATTGTTCGGCATTACTTGTCTTGTGCTTATCGTGCTGCCGGTACTGCTGCGGTTATTGCCTAAGGAGCAGCCACAGCCTGCTAGCTTTGACATCCTGGGAGCGGCGCTGACCGTTGTAAATGCGGCAAGTCTACTGGTAGCCGTAACTACCCAGTCGCTTGTATGGCTAGCGGTGGGTGTAGTGTCTATTATCGTGCATGCCTTACATCTAAAGAAGGCCAAGGAATCGTTCATTAATCCGCAGCTGCTTACCATGCCAGGTTACTTGAAACTGGTTGCCGTAGGCTTTTGTATTCTGGTATTGAACTTAGGAAACTTGTTTCTGATGCCGCTTGCGCTCGCTAATCTGTTCGATAAGTCAGCGTTGATGATTGGTTTGTTTATCGCACCGGGCGCGTTAGTATCTGCATTTCTGACCCGTTATGTGGGACGGTTTATTGATCGATACGGTAATATACGCTTCCTAGTGATCGGACATTGTATACTTGCAGCCGTTATGGCTGTGTTTGCTCTGAATCTTTCTGTATCACCTGTAGTGCTACTGCTAGGTTATCTATGCTTCTCTCCCGCTTTCTCAGCTACGATGGCATCCTTAAACAATGAAGCTTCTATCGTTCTTCCGAGGACTTGGATCGGTTCGGGCATGGGGCTTTTACAACTGGTTCAATTCTTCGGAGGCTCTGTATCTGTTGCAGTCTGCGGGATTTTGCTGCATGCTCAGCGTGATATCTCCCCAGCAAAAGCATATCAGCATG
- a CDS encoding sugar-binding transcriptional regulator, which yields MDRKEDKKLLIKIAQMYYEQNLTQNEISNELGIYRTTISRMLKRVREEGIVTITINYDIGDHCTLEQELKERFGLKEAIVVEVDPAQSGVVKRKAIGQACAKWLEQVVQPKDTIGFSWGSSLAAVVDNLTVAQRPFVTCVPTVGGPSGKMESGYHVNNICYQAALKWGARSLMIDVPAITEQKETRDQLMRSQYYQTIAKAWDRLDIAIFGIGSPEIKGEEAWRGFYGDAVIDELEDGKVAGDICSRFYDGNGVPVRTAISDRTLTIELEQIKRARYSIGVAESLEKVSGILGALNGGYMNVLVTTEETAQKILE from the coding sequence ATGGATCGAAAAGAAGACAAGAAGTTGCTCATTAAGATTGCACAAATGTATTATGAGCAGAATTTAACGCAAAATGAAATTTCGAATGAACTTGGTATATATCGCACAACCATTAGCAGGATGCTGAAGAGAGTCCGTGAAGAAGGCATCGTTACGATCACCATCAATTACGATATTGGAGATCATTGTACACTGGAGCAGGAGCTGAAAGAACGGTTCGGGCTGAAGGAAGCTATTGTTGTAGAGGTAGATCCGGCTCAGTCCGGAGTGGTCAAACGTAAAGCTATTGGACAAGCTTGCGCGAAATGGCTGGAGCAAGTGGTTCAGCCGAAAGATACGATTGGGTTCTCTTGGGGAAGCAGCTTAGCTGCTGTTGTAGACAATCTGACCGTCGCACAGAGGCCTTTTGTAACTTGTGTTCCTACGGTGGGTGGTCCATCTGGAAAGATGGAGAGCGGATACCATGTCAATAATATCTGCTACCAAGCTGCCTTAAAGTGGGGTGCGCGCTCATTAATGATTGACGTGCCAGCGATCACGGAGCAAAAGGAAACCAGAGATCAGCTAATGCGTTCGCAGTATTACCAGACCATTGCCAAGGCATGGGATCGGCTGGATATCGCTATATTCGGCATTGGATCACCGGAAATTAAAGGCGAAGAGGCATGGCGTGGGTTTTATGGCGATGCTGTGATTGATGAGCTGGAGGACGGGAAAGTAGCAGGCGATATTTGCTCACGTTTTTATGATGGCAATGGAGTGCCTGTACGCACAGCAATATCGGACCGAACGCTGACCATTGAGCTGGAGCAGATCAAGCGAGCGAGGTACTCGATTGGTGTAGCGGAATCGCTGGAGAAGGTTTCGGGGATCTTAGGAGCGCTAAACGGCGGGTACATGAATGTCCTCGTAACAACCGAAGAAACGGCGCAGAAGATCTTGGAGTAA
- a CDS encoding glycerate kinase family protein, whose protein sequence is MKKDLVIVLAPDSFKESMTAKEACEAMERGIHKVNSNINCIHVPMADGGEGTMQSLVDATEGTVYITKVKGPLGNEVSASYGITGDGLTGVLEMASASGIQLVSPETRNPLITTTYGTGQLIKACLDRGVRKLLIGIGGSATNDGGAGMVQALGGRLLDEEGNELLFGGGELGRLANIDLTGFDPRLKDVQVEVACDVTNPLCGPTGASSVFGPQKGATSEMIKQLDSNLHHYASVIKEQLGIDIKEMPGAGAAGGLGAGLVVFLNGVLKKGIELVIDYTGLEEKVQQADMVWTGEGSIDFQTQYGKTPLGVAQVAKKYNKPVLAFAGRIGDQTEVLYDKGIDAIFGIMPGAALLEDALKQGQENLERTAENVARLIMLKQGRSL, encoded by the coding sequence ATGAAAAAAGATTTGGTTATCGTTCTGGCACCCGATTCTTTCAAAGAAAGCATGACAGCTAAAGAAGCTTGTGAAGCCATGGAAAGAGGCATTCATAAAGTGAATTCTAATATAAATTGTATTCATGTACCCATGGCTGACGGCGGCGAAGGAACGATGCAGTCCTTGGTCGATGCAACCGAAGGTACCGTGTATATTACTAAAGTTAAAGGCCCGCTCGGCAATGAAGTTAGTGCATCCTACGGAATTACAGGTGATGGATTGACGGGGGTTCTGGAAATGGCCAGTGCGAGCGGCATTCAGCTGGTGTCTCCTGAGACACGAAACCCTCTGATTACAACAACCTACGGCACAGGACAATTAATTAAAGCTTGTCTCGACCGTGGGGTCCGTAAGCTGCTGATTGGTATCGGTGGCAGTGCCACTAATGATGGAGGCGCCGGTATGGTTCAAGCATTGGGCGGCAGACTACTGGATGAAGAGGGGAATGAGCTGTTATTCGGCGGTGGTGAGCTCGGCAGATTAGCCAATATTGATCTGACTGGGTTTGACCCTCGTCTGAAGGATGTACAGGTTGAAGTAGCTTGTGATGTTACGAATCCCTTATGTGGTCCGACGGGTGCTTCGAGCGTGTTTGGTCCGCAAAAGGGTGCAACTTCAGAGATGATCAAACAGCTCGACAGCAACCTTCATCATTATGCGAGTGTTATCAAGGAACAGCTTGGAATCGATATTAAGGAAATGCCTGGAGCTGGTGCAGCGGGCGGACTTGGCGCAGGACTGGTGGTATTCTTAAACGGAGTGTTAAAAAAGGGAATTGAGCTTGTTATTGACTACACCGGACTTGAAGAAAAGGTACAGCAGGCCGATATGGTGTGGACCGGGGAAGGAAGCATCGATTTCCAGACCCAATATGGCAAGACACCGCTAGGCGTTGCACAGGTCGCTAAGAAATATAATAAACCTGTGTTGGCCTTCGCTGGAAGAATCGGTGATCAGACGGAAGTGCTGTATGATAAAGGAATCGATGCTATTTTTGGCATCATGCCCGGTGCGGCTTTATTGGAGGATGCCCTGAAGCAAGGGCAAGAGAATCTGGAAAGAACCGCTGAGAACGTGGCACGGTTAATCATGCTGAAACAAGGTAGATCATTATAA
- a CDS encoding nucleobase:cation symporter-2 family protein, whose amino-acid sequence MLSKQKVFTLGLQHVLAMYAGAVIVPLIVGGALKLNGTQMAYLIAADLFTCGLATLLQIMGTKYFGSRLPVILGCTFTAVGPIIAIASTHNLATAYGAIIISGLFVVLAAPLYGKLLKFFPTIVTGSVVTIIGLSLIPVAMNNVAGGEGSADFGQPRNLLLALITLLVILAVNRFATGFLRSISVLVGLVVGTAIAYGMGIVNFSTVGDASWVSIAQPFYFGWPEFSLTAIFTMIIVNIVSMVESTGVYFAVGKVIDQKVEQKQIVNGLRSEGVAIMLGGIFNAFPYTAFSQNVGLISLSRIKTRNVIFAAGGIMIVLGLLPKLAALTTIVPNAVLGGAMIVMFGSVAVSGISILSDVDLRKDGNLLIAACSIAVGLGSATLPAMFAELPEFARMLLQNGIVSGSLTAIVLNIFLSKTKDDVQVEDNTIPVLAKESQVS is encoded by the coding sequence ATGTTAAGCAAGCAAAAGGTATTTACGTTAGGTCTTCAGCATGTACTAGCCATGTATGCAGGAGCAGTTATCGTACCGCTGATTGTTGGGGGCGCCTTGAAGCTGAATGGAACTCAGATGGCCTACCTCATCGCAGCCGATTTGTTCACTTGCGGATTGGCTACGTTGCTGCAAATTATGGGCACCAAGTATTTTGGTAGCAGACTCCCCGTTATTCTTGGATGTACCTTTACAGCAGTTGGCCCAATTATCGCCATTGCTTCGACCCATAATCTGGCGACTGCGTACGGTGCCATCATCATTTCCGGGTTGTTCGTTGTACTTGCGGCCCCGCTTTATGGGAAGCTGCTGAAGTTCTTCCCGACCATTGTAACGGGTTCTGTCGTGACTATTATCGGGCTATCTCTTATTCCGGTAGCTATGAATAATGTTGCTGGCGGAGAAGGCAGCGCTGATTTTGGACAACCTCGCAATTTGCTGCTTGCACTGATTACATTGCTTGTCATTTTAGCGGTTAACCGTTTCGCCACAGGATTCCTACGCTCGATATCTGTTCTGGTGGGCTTAGTGGTGGGTACTGCGATTGCTTATGGAATGGGTATCGTTAACTTTTCTACGGTAGGTGACGCTTCTTGGGTGAGCATCGCACAGCCGTTCTACTTCGGATGGCCTGAGTTCAGTCTTACTGCAATCTTCACTATGATCATCGTTAATATTGTTAGTATGGTGGAATCTACGGGGGTTTATTTTGCAGTAGGTAAGGTAATTGATCAGAAAGTTGAACAGAAGCAGATCGTAAACGGACTGCGTTCCGAGGGTGTAGCTATTATGCTGGGCGGAATCTTTAATGCTTTCCCATACACCGCTTTTTCTCAAAATGTGGGCTTGATTTCGCTGTCTCGCATTAAGACCCGTAATGTTATTTTTGCCGCTGGCGGGATCATGATTGTACTGGGTCTTTTGCCTAAGCTGGCTGCCTTGACGACGATTGTACCGAATGCCGTACTTGGTGGGGCCATGATTGTCATGTTCGGATCGGTTGCCGTTTCCGGGATATCCATTCTATCCGATGTGGATCTCCGTAAGGATGGTAATCTACTGATTGCTGCTTGCAGTATCGCTGTTGGATTAGGTTCAGCAACACTTCCTGCAATGTTCGCAGAGCTGCCTGAATTTGCTCGGATGCTGCTGCAGAACGGTATCGTATCCGGTTCGCTTACAGCGATTGTACTGAACATTTTCCTCTCCAAGACAAAGGATGATGTGCAGGTAGAGGATAACACCATACCTGTTCTCGCTAAGGAATCTCAAGTCTCCTAA
- a CDS encoding GntP family permease: protein MEGTVINWMGAVAGLILAVVLIFKKVNPVYALFLGAIAGGILGGASIAETVQYIIDGTNSVMGAVVRVLAAGVLAGVLIESGAAERMAETIVDKLGEKKALLSIALATMIITAVGVFITVAIIIVAPIALSVGKKIGISKTALLLALVGGGKAGNIISPNPNTIAVAKGFDVDLAQVMIHGFIPAVAGLIVTVIIANLLVNKGVKIADGDVVTKEEDTTKVKPSFGRAIVAPVVAILLLAINPVGNILNIELLKSFKVDSMIILPLAGIIGLIAMKQTKNIISFTTSGLNKMTGTAIILIGAGAIAGIISKSDLSATVVDAITAMGISGTFLAPIAGILMAAATASTSTASIVAAGSFGPAILSMGTAPLNAAIMVHTGATVIDHLPHGNFFHVTADSVKMNIKDRMSLIPYESLVGLTMAIVATILYGFIL, encoded by the coding sequence ATGGAAGGCACAGTAATTAACTGGATGGGCGCTGTTGCAGGATTGATATTAGCCGTCGTATTGATTTTTAAAAAGGTTAATCCGGTCTACGCACTCTTTTTAGGCGCAATTGCCGGAGGGATATTGGGCGGCGCTTCTATTGCGGAAACGGTACAGTATATTATCGATGGAACGAATAGTGTAATGGGTGCAGTTGTGCGTGTACTCGCAGCAGGTGTGCTGGCGGGGGTACTGATTGAATCAGGTGCAGCCGAACGGATGGCCGAGACCATCGTAGATAAGCTTGGTGAAAAGAAAGCCTTATTGTCTATAGCACTGGCTACAATGATTATTACAGCAGTCGGTGTATTCATCACGGTAGCGATCATTATCGTCGCTCCAATTGCTTTGTCCGTAGGCAAGAAAATCGGTATTTCCAAAACAGCTTTGCTGCTCGCACTGGTCGGTGGCGGTAAAGCAGGTAATATTATTTCTCCAAACCCAAACACCATTGCCGTAGCGAAGGGCTTTGATGTGGATTTAGCTCAGGTTATGATCCATGGATTTATTCCAGCCGTTGCAGGTCTGATTGTTACTGTTATTATTGCTAATCTCTTGGTCAATAAAGGTGTGAAAATTGCAGACGGCGATGTTGTCACAAAAGAGGAAGATACCACTAAGGTTAAACCAAGCTTCGGCCGTGCTATCGTCGCTCCAGTTGTCGCTATTTTGCTTCTGGCCATTAATCCGGTCGGAAACATTCTGAATATCGAATTGCTGAAATCCTTTAAAGTTGACTCTATGATCATCTTGCCTCTTGCCGGTATCATTGGACTGATTGCTATGAAACAGACGAAGAACATCATTTCCTTTACAACATCCGGTTTGAATAAAATGACTGGTACAGCTATTATCCTGATTGGTGCCGGTGCCATCGCTGGTATTATCTCAAAGTCTGACTTGAGCGCTACGGTTGTTGATGCAATTACAGCTATGGGCATCTCCGGAACCTTCCTGGCTCCGATTGCAGGTATCTTGATGGCGGCCGCTACAGCGTCCACATCAACGGCTTCGATTGTGGCTGCCGGATCGTTCGGTCCCGCTATTCTATCTATGGGCACAGCACCGCTTAATGCGGCGATTATGGTGCACACCGGGGCTACAGTAATTGACCATCTGCCGCACGGTAACTTCTTCCACGTCACTGCTGATTCCGTTAAGATGAACATCAAGGACCGGATGTCACTGATTCCTTATGAAAGTCTCGTGGGTCTGACGATGGCTATCGTCGCTACTATACTATACGGCTTTATCCTATAA